From a region of the Amblyraja radiata isolate CabotCenter1 unplaced genomic scaffold, sAmbRad1.1.pri scaffold_723_ctg1, whole genome shotgun sequence genome:
- the LOC116970315 gene encoding zinc finger protein 239-like encodes MVLETNRRAHTGEKPYTCTDCGKRFAKSSNLLRHQRTHTGERPYSCAQCGKGFTCSSNLLMHKHTHTGERPYTCAQCGKDFTRSDCLQKHHHTHTGERPYTCAQCGKGFTCSSNLLVHKRTHTGERPYTCAQC; translated from the exons atgGTCCTGGAGACCAACCGGCGGGCGCACACGGGTGAGAAGCCCTACACCTGCACCGACTGCGGCAAACGCTTCGCcaagtccagcaacctgctgagacaccagcgcacccacaccggcgagcgcccctacagctGCGCCCAATGCGGCAAG ggcttcacctgctcctccaacctgctgatgcacaagcacacccacaccggcgagcgcccctacacctgtgcccagtgcggcaaggacttcacccgCTCTGACTGCCTGCAGAAGCACCACCACactcacaccggcgagcgcccctacacctgtgcccagtgcggcaagggcttcacctgctcctccaacctgctggtgcacaagCGCactcacaccggcgagcgcccctacacctgtgcccagtgc